The DNA segment GTCAAGCGCCGGACCAAACCTGAATTGCCAATGGGAAGATACCGGAGATAGGTCTTCATAATTTTTCCGGTATACCTGGAGTTTTTTATAGAACATTTTGACGGCCTCTTTTACCAATACCGGAAAAGAAGGCAAGCGTTGTTCATAGACATCGGGATGTAATATGACCAGGAAGTGCATGTTGAACATGAGGCTGGCGCCAACAGATTCCGTTTTGCAGGAATCATCAAAACAATCTACCAGTTCCTTTAATATATCATTGTTGGTGATGGGTACCGGTTGGTCCCTGGTACCTTCCGGAATGAGCCAGTTTTTCATAGCCCCGAAGAAATCGCCCGATCTTTTTTTCATAATGCGCCGGTTGTATATTCAAAGAAATACAGGGTATATCAGTTGTTAATTAAATGTAGAAGATTTTAATATAGCCGAATGATAAAGAAAACCTAAAACGCAAGCCCGGTGCAGCCTTTAGGAATTTATTAAGAATAGTTAACAGACAGGCGGGAGAAGGCGCAAAAACGGTAGCGAGCGGTTTTTATTGTTTTTCTAAAATGTTAAAATAGCGAAAGGCACAAGTACGCCCCCGCACATGGCCAGGCTGCATACTTGCGCCAGGATGAGGATAAAGAAATTTGTATAGTTTCGCGAGGTGAGTATGCTTCATTCTCTTCCTGTACACTTTATTGTTATCGGCGGTCTTTTACTGGGTATGCTGCTCAGTGTGAAGACGGGTAAGTTATCTGTGCCGGCCTCTTTGGCAGGCGGACTGATCGGCTACCTGGTATTTGCCGGTGCGGGATTCGCCGGCCTGATGATGCTGGCCAGTTTTTTTATCCTGGGCACCCTGGCCACTTCGCACCGCAAGGAGCTGAAAGCAACCATGCATGCAGATGGACTTCATGAACAGCAAAGAACAGCCGGGCAGGTTTTTGCCAATGGGGGCGTGGCGGCTATATCGGGCATTTTAGCACTGGCCGATCCTGCCCACGCCTCCCTGTATGTGGTGATGCTGGCTGCCAGCCTTGCTTCCGCTACCGCCGACACACTGTCTTCTGAGCTGGGCACGGTGTATGGCCGTCATTTTTATAATGTGCTGACCTTTAAAAAAGATCAGCGTGGACTGGATGGCGTGATCAGCCTGGAAGGCACTTTATTGGGCGCCGCAGGCGCTATGGTCATTGCGGCTATTTATGGGGTGGCTTTTGGTGTGGGTAAAGCAAGCCTGCTGATCGTTGTTGCCGGTATAGCCGGTAACCTGCTGGATTCTGTATTGGGCGCCTCCCTGGAACGTAAAGGGATTATTAAGAATGATGGGGTCAATTTTTTGAATACACTGTTTGCAGCACTGGTGGTGTGGGTGTTTCAGTTGTAGAAGAGCGGGGGTATCAGTATATTTAAGCATCATTCCCCTTGTATGAATAAACGCCTGCTGTATGTATGCTGCTTTATTGTGTCCTGTATTATTATCTTTTCACAGTGCGTGGATAGCAAGGCTGATGAAGCAGATATCAGGGGTGAACAATTTGCAGGGTCTTCTACCTGTATAAGCTGCCATAAAGCTGTTTACGATTCCTATGTTTCTACGGCTCATGCCAATACTTCCCGGCCGGCCACGAAAGAAACTGTTACAGGCAGCTTTGCTTCACCGGATAATGTGTTCTCTTATAACCCTAATTCCAGGGTGGTAATGGAAGACCGGGCCAATGGTCTTTTTCAATCGACCTATGTGAACGGATTATTACAGGGCAGCTATCCCTTTGATATTGCCATTGGTTCATCGAGGAAAGCGCAAACGTATCTTTACTGGAAGGCAGACCAGTATTTTCAATTGCCGGTATCCTATTTTGTACCGGCACATAGCTGGGCCAATAGTCCCGGTTTCCCGGCATCCCATCCCAAGTTTGACAGAGTGATCCCCAGCACCTGCTTTGGCTGCCATAGCTCCATGGTAGCGCTTAAAGAGGTAAAGTTGCAGGGCGTGACCACCACTGAAATGTTTGAGCAGAACAAGATCATTTATGGTATTGACTGTGAACGTTGCCATGGACCGGCCGCCAACCATGTAACATTCCATACAGCAAATCCCCGGGAGAAACAACCGATGCATATTACCCGGATCAGTTCCCTGGCCAACAATGCTAAACTGGATATGTGCGCGCTGTGTCATTCCGGGCTAAAGACACCCCAAAAGTCCGCCTTTGCCTTTAAGCCCGGTGATGCCCTGTCGGATTATTATTACCCTGATTTTACGAAGTCGACAAAAGCCACTGAACTGGATGTGCATGGCAATCAATACCAGTTGTTCATGGCCAGTCAGTGCTTCCGGAAAAGCAAGGATATGAATTGCTCGTCGTGCCATGATCCCCATACTACAGAAAGGAATGTGACAGCACTTTCCCAAGGCTGTATGAATTGCCATTCCACGAACGGTCATAATTTTTGCAAGACGAGATCTGTCCCGTATCCGGTCCTTGTTACCAATTGTATTGACTGTCACATGCCTGCCCTCCCTTCCAATAAGATCACGCTGCTAGCCAACGGACAAACAAGTCCCACACCCGACTCCATTCGCACCCATTTGATCGCGGTTTATGCTACTGAAGCAGAAAAAGTAGCAGCCTGTCTAAAAAGAGCCCGCAAGCCATCATGGATTGATATTTTTGCACCATGAATCCCGGATTTACGATTATTGGCGCCGGTATTGCCGGACTCACTACAGCCATTGCACTGCAGCAGGCAGGTTTTAAGGTAACCATTTTTGAAGCAGCACCGGACATTAAAGCGATTGGCGCCGGGCTTGCCCTGAGTGCGAATGCCCTGAAAGCATTCGACCGGCTGGGTTGTATGCAGGAGGTGATTGCCGAAGGACGCCTGTTGGATTCGTTTACTATTTATGATGAAAAAGGGAAAGCCCTCACACAGATAGACAGCAAAGCCATCGGTAAAAAGTATGGTGTTGATAATTTTACGATCCACCGGGCAGCCTTACACCAGTTATTGCTTTCCAAAGTGAACGCCACCAGTGTACATATTGATAAACGGGTAACGGATGTAGTGCAACAAGCCAATAAGGTTACGGTCAGTTTTCATGATGGTACCGTTCATGAAACCGACTTCCTGATCGCAGCCGATGGCATTCATTCCGTGATCCGCAAAAAACTACTGCCCGATGTACCGGTACGGTATTCCGGTTATACCTGCTGGCGGGCGGTGATTGACAATTCGTCGCTTAACCTGGCTACCACTTCAGAAACCTGGGGAAAGTCCGGCCGTTTTGGTATCTGTCCGCTGGCCAATGACAAGATTTACTGGTTTGCCTGCATCAATGCTCCTCAGCATGATAAACGCCTGCAACAATATAAGGTAGCAGATCTGCAGGACCATTTCCGGTTGTTTCATGACCCTATACCTGCTATTCTTGAACAAACGAAGGATACCAACCTGATCTGGGGTGATATCATTGATCTGCCTCCTCTGTCTCTTTATGCTTTTGGCCGGATTGTACTAATTGGCGACGCTGCCCATGCCACTACCCCCAATATGGGGCAAGGCGCCTGCCAGGCGATAGAAGATGCTGTGGTGCTGGCTGATGAGCTGAAAAAGAATAGGGATGTGCCCAAAGCCTTCCGGTCGTTTGAGCAACGGCGGCTAAAGCGTACTCATTATGTGGTGAATACTTCCTGGAAGGTGGGCAAGGTGGCGCAATGGGATAACCCGTTCCTGGTTGCGATCCGGAATTTTTTGTTCCGGCGGATCCCCCGGAGTGTTAGTGAACGGCAGATGAAATTTTTGTATGAGGTGGATTTTTGAGGAAGGTTATTATTTATGGATATAGTCGGCGGCCTTGTTGTAAACCTGCTGCACCACAAAGTCCTGGACCATTTGCTTTGCATTCCGGTAGGAGCAGGTCCCATATACCTGTATGCTACCTGTAACGTTTATGTTCCCGCTAACGTTATAGGATGTTTGTACCGGCTTGCCATTCTCGTTCCCGGTGAGCGTAATGGAGGCGTAACAGGTGGCACTGGCGCGGAAGTTAGCTGATTTGATCAAAGGTGTCCAGATCATTCCCGGAGAAAGCGAATTGATCTCCACATTCAGGGCCTGGCATTTTACATCCGCACCTATAACGGTTCGTCCCTTATAGTAAACCCTGACCGGTATATTGCTTGCCTGTCCGTTGAAGTTGCAGGGACTGTTGATCGTTTCCTCCCAGGCTCTGTTGATTTTCATAGAAGGCTTAGCGATGGTAGCAGTGCTTTGCCAATTGCTGGTTGTATTGCCAGTAATGTTATTCTTGTACCAGGAAATATCCAGTGTGCCCACCTCCCGCAGTATAATTAGTAAGATTACAATACCTACTATGAGGTAGCGCTTTTTAGGGAGTTTCATTAGCCAGGGTTAAGGGATGTTGTATGCTTCCGAAAGTAATATAGTTTTTGCACAAACGCAATTTATTTCCCCAATACCCATATTACCCAGATCAATAGCTGTACCGTAAGGCCCATCCACAAAGTTGCCACGCTGTACACTTTCAGTGTAGCGGCCGTTTGCAGGTTGGAAAAGCGGCTAATGACCCAGAAATAGGCATCGTTGGCATGACTTACCATCATGCTGCCGGCACCCATACTTAAAATAGTCAATGTAACTCCCATGGGTGACTGCAACCCGAGGCTGCCCAGCAAAGGCGTAACAAGTGATGCAGCCGTAATGACCGCCACGGTAGAAGAACCCTGCGCTGTTTTTATGATGGCGGCAATTAAGAAAGGGAAGAAGATACCCAGTGAGAGTCCGCTAAGCATATCCCCTAAGTTTTTGCCCATGCCGGTAGCCTGCAACATTTCGCCAAACATACCGCCTGCAGCAATGATGGCCAGGATGATGCCTGCTTTTTCCACGCCACTCGTCAGCCAATGGGTCAATTCCTTTTTATGTTGTTGCTGAATGAGGATAAAGGATACGAGGATGCCAATGGCCAGGGCTATTACGGGATCACCCACAAAGGAGATGAATTGCAAGGCCACACTTTGCGTCGTTTCCTGCGGTGTTGTAAAAAGCAGCATAATTGATCTGACAGCAATTAGAGCAATGGGCAGTACAACAGGCAAGAAAGAGGGCAAGGGTGGCGGCAGGCGCTTCACTGCTACTTCCTCAATTTCCGGCTCTATGTATTCATGCGTAATACTTTTCCCCCGCCACACACTCCATATATAACCAACAAGTGCAGCCGGTATGGCCAACACAATACCCCAGAGCATCACCATTCCCAGTTCTCCCCCGGCAGTGCCGGTGGCAGCCGTAATGCCCGGATGAGGCGGCACCAGGCAATGGACCGCATAGAGGGAAGTAGCCAATATCGCAGCCATGACCGGCATGCGATGATGCGCTTTTTTTACCAGCGAGTGATTCAGGCCGCTCAGGATGATGAAGCCACTATCACAAAATATGGGAAGGCCAATGATGAAGCCTGTCAGCGCTATGGCTGCCGGTGCATTTTTTTCTTTGACTATCCGTAAGATGGCATTGGCCATGCTGATGGTGGCGCCTGTTTTTTCCAATATTACCCCCAGGGTAGTACCGAACAGGATGAGCAGACCGATCTTTTCCATGGTATGACCGAATCCTGCCTTAAGTACAGTAACCACATTTTCCAGGGGCAACCCACTTAGTAACCCCACACCTAATGCCGCCAGGAGTAAGGCGAAAAAGGCGTTGACTTTCCTGTAGGCGGTAATCCATATGATAAAGACAATGCTTGCAAAAAGTAGCAGGAAAAGGTAATACGTGTTTGTCATTGGTATGGTTTACTGTACAATAGCCATCATGATATCCATTACGTTGGTTTGCGTGGGGCCGGTTATCAGTAAGCTGTCTGTCTGCTTCAGGAAATGCCAGGCATCCTGTTCCCGGAGGTAGGCTTCTATATCCAGTTTCTTTTGAGTCACCAGGTGCAGGGTTTCTTTATCAATGACCCCGCCTGTGGCATCGGTTGGCCCGTCGGTGCCATCGGTACCGCCGCTTAGTATACAAATATTACCAGCACCTGTTTCATGTTGCCTTTTATTGAGTTCGCTTAAAGCAGTCAATACAAAATGCTGGTTGCGGCCTCCTTTGCCCTGGCCCGTAACCTTCACCGTTGTTTCACCGCCTTGTATAATGCAAACCGGTCTTTCCCCCTGGTAATTTAAAGCCAATGCAACCAGTTTCCTGGCTTCGGTCTCCGCATCACCGATTATTAATGGATCAATGATGTAGGTATGATAGCCCATATCCTTAGCCTTTTTAGCCGTCGCTTCTACGGCCATGCGGTTATTGCCAATGATCTTATTGAAAGTATTCTTAAAAAGTACATCCCCTGGCTTGGGTGTTTCCGGGATTATTCCTTTTCTTCCTTGCTCTATATGTAACCGGACGCTTTGCGGCAATACCGGTAGCAGGTTGTAATGGGAAAGAATAGCATATGCCTCCTGGAAAGTAGATGAATCGGCTACAGTAGGACCGCTTGCAATAGCCCCCAGGTCATCACCAGGCACATCACTGATGATCATGGAAAAAACCCTGGCTCCATGACAATGACGCACCAATTGCCCGCCTTTAATACCCGAAAGATGCTTACGCACCGTATTTACTTCATGAATGGCAGCGCCTGATCTTATCAACTGGTCAAAAGTAGCCTGCACTTCGGTCAGCGTAGTACCGGGGAGCACATCGCACCACAAAGCAGATGCACCACCACTAATGAGACAAATTACGATATCATCCTTTGTTACTTTTTCCAACAACTGTAAGGTTTGGGTAACTGCTTCCACGCCCTGTTCATCCGGCACCGGATGAGCGGCTTCCAATATCCGTATTTTACCGGTGGGCAGGGAGTGACCGTATTTGGTAACCACCACCCCCTCTTTCAAAAGGTGGCCCAATATCGCTTCGGTGGCTGCTGCCATAGCCGCAGCGGCCTTGCCCGATCCGATAACATATACATGATCGAATGTATGTCTTTCTATTAACTGCCCGCCAATCACAAGC comes from the Paraflavitalea devenefica genome and includes:
- a CDS encoding DUF92 domain-containing protein, with protein sequence MLHSLPVHFIVIGGLLLGMLLSVKTGKLSVPASLAGGLIGYLVFAGAGFAGLMMLASFFILGTLATSHRKELKATMHADGLHEQQRTAGQVFANGGVAAISGILALADPAHASLYVVMLAASLASATADTLSSELGTVYGRHFYNVLTFKKDQRGLDGVISLEGTLLGAAGAMVIAAIYGVAFGVGKASLLIVVAGIAGNLLDSVLGASLERKGIIKNDGVNFLNTLFAALVVWVFQL
- a CDS encoding multiheme c-type cytochrome; translated protein: MNKRLLYVCCFIVSCIIIFSQCVDSKADEADIRGEQFAGSSTCISCHKAVYDSYVSTAHANTSRPATKETVTGSFASPDNVFSYNPNSRVVMEDRANGLFQSTYVNGLLQGSYPFDIAIGSSRKAQTYLYWKADQYFQLPVSYFVPAHSWANSPGFPASHPKFDRVIPSTCFGCHSSMVALKEVKLQGVTTTEMFEQNKIIYGIDCERCHGPAANHVTFHTANPREKQPMHITRISSLANNAKLDMCALCHSGLKTPQKSAFAFKPGDALSDYYYPDFTKSTKATELDVHGNQYQLFMASQCFRKSKDMNCSSCHDPHTTERNVTALSQGCMNCHSTNGHNFCKTRSVPYPVLVTNCIDCHMPALPSNKITLLANGQTSPTPDSIRTHLIAVYATEAEKVAACLKRARKPSWIDIFAP
- a CDS encoding FAD-dependent oxidoreductase, encoding MNPGFTIIGAGIAGLTTAIALQQAGFKVTIFEAAPDIKAIGAGLALSANALKAFDRLGCMQEVIAEGRLLDSFTIYDEKGKALTQIDSKAIGKKYGVDNFTIHRAALHQLLLSKVNATSVHIDKRVTDVVQQANKVTVSFHDGTVHETDFLIAADGIHSVIRKKLLPDVPVRYSGYTCWRAVIDNSSLNLATTSETWGKSGRFGICPLANDKIYWFACINAPQHDKRLQQYKVADLQDHFRLFHDPIPAILEQTKDTNLIWGDIIDLPPLSLYAFGRIVLIGDAAHATTPNMGQGACQAIEDAVVLADELKKNRDVPKAFRSFEQRRLKRTHYVVNTSWKVGKVAQWDNPFLVAIRNFLFRRIPRSVSERQMKFLYEVDF
- a CDS encoding GntP family permease, producing MTNTYYLFLLLFASIVFIIWITAYRKVNAFFALLLAALGVGLLSGLPLENVVTVLKAGFGHTMEKIGLLILFGTTLGVILEKTGATISMANAILRIVKEKNAPAAIALTGFIIGLPIFCDSGFIILSGLNHSLVKKAHHRMPVMAAILATSLYAVHCLVPPHPGITAATGTAGGELGMVMLWGIVLAIPAALVGYIWSVWRGKSITHEYIEPEIEEVAVKRLPPPLPSFLPVVLPIALIAVRSIMLLFTTPQETTQSVALQFISFVGDPVIALAIGILVSFILIQQQHKKELTHWLTSGVEKAGIILAIIAAGGMFGEMLQATGMGKNLGDMLSGLSLGIFFPFLIAAIIKTAQGSSTVAVITAASLVTPLLGSLGLQSPMGVTLTILSMGAGSMMVSHANDAYFWVISRFSNLQTAATLKVYSVATLWMGLTVQLLIWVIWVLGK
- a CDS encoding glycerate kinase type-2 family protein is translated as MKRENAIKIFRAAIADVQPAHLLQQQLTVKENALVIGGQLIERHTFDHVYVIGSGKAAAAMAAATEAILGHLLKEGVVVTKYGHSLPTGKIRILEAAHPVPDEQGVEAVTQTLQLLEKVTKDDIVICLISGGASALWCDVLPGTTLTEVQATFDQLIRSGAAIHEVNTVRKHLSGIKGGQLVRHCHGARVFSMIISDVPGDDLGAIASGPTVADSSTFQEAYAILSHYNLLPVLPQSVRLHIEQGRKGIIPETPKPGDVLFKNTFNKIIGNNRMAVEATAKKAKDMGYHTYIIDPLIIGDAETEARKLVALALNYQGERPVCIIQGGETTVKVTGQGKGGRNQHFVLTALSELNKRQHETGAGNICILSGGTDGTDGPTDATGGVIDKETLHLVTQKKLDIEAYLREQDAWHFLKQTDSLLITGPTQTNVMDIMMAIVQ